The proteins below are encoded in one region of Halorhodospira halochloris:
- a CDS encoding DUF3422 family protein — protein sequence MSLIHPPPEHQVETIFGAFNDHPLRQEVNDEVHARPHEALNTPVKVSHLGMLSGRRGGELDRQAVADLCRRYGVEPPQPGAQHLSADFGDFRLKWERRTELSTYTFFVEEDFDELFADPPLDRVPLDWLYSLPGPRLVGVHLTLEPAWAQPRSTSDIQHIFDDNPIVGSHITGGAARVWSDFRIQDDGFTRVLMRDVSLRNRQAGRAVQRILEIETYRMMALLAFPVARQLNPEINDLEEQLAWITEHMTQDENSSVSDEQGLLGRLTELAARIEGIGNNTNYRFHAAKAYNELVQRRIHELREQRVQGVQTIQEFMERRMVPAMRTCETVSERLESLSRRITRTGDLLRTRVDVALEAQNRDLLDSMNRRADMQFRLQETVEGLSVAAISYYLMGLISYVLKAGHDAGYLPRVEIYQGLLVPVVVLFIWAVIRIVRHRIARKQAK from the coding sequence ATGTCACTTATTCATCCCCCACCTGAGCACCAGGTAGAGACAATTTTCGGTGCCTTTAACGATCATCCGCTCCGCCAAGAGGTCAACGATGAGGTTCACGCTAGGCCTCATGAGGCGCTCAATACCCCGGTAAAGGTAAGCCATCTCGGGATGCTCTCGGGTAGGCGCGGGGGAGAGCTTGATCGTCAAGCGGTCGCTGACCTATGCCGGCGGTATGGGGTCGAGCCGCCCCAACCCGGTGCTCAGCACCTGTCTGCCGATTTTGGCGACTTTCGTCTTAAGTGGGAGCGCAGGACCGAGCTGTCTACCTATACCTTCTTTGTTGAGGAAGATTTTGATGAGTTGTTCGCCGATCCGCCCCTCGATCGGGTCCCGCTCGACTGGCTCTATTCGTTGCCTGGTCCACGCTTAGTGGGGGTCCACTTGACCCTTGAGCCGGCCTGGGCACAGCCGCGTTCGACTAGCGACATACAGCACATATTCGATGATAACCCGATAGTCGGTAGCCATATCACCGGTGGCGCTGCGCGGGTCTGGAGTGATTTCCGGATTCAAGATGACGGTTTTACCCGGGTGCTAATGCGAGATGTGAGCTTGCGCAATCGCCAGGCTGGACGAGCTGTGCAACGTATCCTGGAAATAGAGACATACCGCATGATGGCGCTGCTCGCCTTTCCGGTCGCGCGGCAGCTCAACCCCGAGATCAATGATCTTGAAGAGCAGCTGGCCTGGATCACTGAGCACATGACCCAGGATGAGAACTCCTCGGTCAGTGATGAGCAAGGCCTGCTCGGCAGGCTCACTGAACTCGCCGCCCGGATTGAGGGGATAGGCAATAACACAAATTACCGCTTTCACGCCGCCAAGGCTTATAACGAGTTGGTTCAGCGGCGCATTCACGAACTGCGTGAACAGCGGGTGCAGGGGGTGCAGACTATCCAGGAGTTCATGGAGCGGCGCATGGTGCCGGCGATGCGCACCTGCGAGACGGTCTCCGAGCGGCTGGAATCACTATCGCGGCGCATTACCCGCACTGGCGATTTGTTGCGCACCAGGGTGGATGTGGCTCTTGAGGCGCAGAACCGCGACCTGCTTGATTCAATGAATAGGCGCGCGGATATGCAGTTCCGTCTCCAGGAGACGGTAGAGGGGCTCTCTGTCGCGGCAATCAGTTACTACCTGATGGGGCTTATCAGCTATGTGCTCAAGGCCGGGCATGACGCTGGTTACCTGCCGCGAGTAGAGATCTATCAGGGTCTGCTCGTCCCGGTTGTGGTGCTCTTTATCTGGGCGGTCATTCGTATTGTCCGGCATAGGATTGCGCGCAAGCAGGCTAAATGA
- a CDS encoding BCCT family transporter — MQNVATRGFFKGMSPRVTAVSTVVIAASALAGAIYPEQLEELVTGFRESLTPFLQWYYVIIVAAFLLLVIWLGVGRYKNVRLGQDHEVPEFRTFSWLTMLFAAGMGVGLIFWAVAEPISHFDSNPFLLPGDDPSEAANTALRLAYFHWGFNGWAVFSLVALILAYFSFRRGLPLTMRSAFYPLIGRNIHGRWGDAIDILAVFATVFGIATTLGLGIQQLNAGLDELLGIGIEAHWQIIIGATVMAIATISVLFGVASGVRLVSEANFWMSSAILLFFLLWGPTNYLLALIVQSTGDYLQSLFNLSFYTHANAPGADWQAEWTLFYWGWWIAWAPFVGIFIARISRGRKLRDFVMGVLMVPTGITIVWIGLFGGNAIYIELFGSGGIVEATQRDVTTAVYRTIELMDAGRVATGASILITVLIGTYLITSANAGILVTQTLLSNGSTDISRTHTVIWGTVIALVTVVLLTAGGLATLQGAVIAAALPFSFIILGMIVGLIRALEDERFAAEPGERATPPMEPWAQAETEWTVEGSASEETETATDQETDQYQEQ; from the coding sequence ATGCAAAACGTCGCCACTCGCGGCTTCTTCAAGGGCATGAGCCCCCGCGTAACGGCCGTATCTACCGTAGTCATCGCAGCATCCGCGCTCGCCGGCGCAATCTACCCAGAGCAACTCGAAGAGTTGGTGACCGGCTTTCGGGAATCCCTCACCCCCTTTCTGCAATGGTACTACGTAATAATCGTCGCTGCCTTTCTGTTGCTGGTTATCTGGCTAGGGGTCGGCCGCTACAAAAACGTCCGCCTGGGCCAAGACCATGAAGTTCCGGAATTTCGTACTTTCTCCTGGCTGACCATGCTCTTTGCTGCCGGCATGGGAGTAGGATTGATCTTCTGGGCCGTAGCAGAGCCGATCTCCCACTTCGACAGCAACCCCTTCCTGCTACCCGGTGATGACCCCTCCGAGGCAGCCAATACCGCCTTGCGCCTAGCCTACTTCCACTGGGGGTTTAATGGCTGGGCGGTCTTCTCGCTAGTAGCTTTGATCCTAGCCTATTTCAGCTTCCGCCGCGGCCTACCGCTAACCATGCGCTCTGCCTTCTATCCGCTGATAGGCAGAAACATCCACGGGCGCTGGGGCGATGCGATCGACATCCTGGCCGTCTTTGCAACCGTCTTCGGTATAGCAACTACCCTCGGCCTGGGCATCCAGCAGCTCAATGCCGGGCTTGATGAATTGCTCGGCATAGGCATTGAAGCCCACTGGCAGATCATCATTGGGGCCACGGTAATGGCCATTGCCACCATTTCGGTCCTCTTCGGGGTCGCCTCAGGAGTGCGCCTGGTAAGCGAAGCAAACTTCTGGATGAGCAGTGCGATTCTGCTCTTTTTCTTGCTTTGGGGGCCCACTAACTATCTGTTGGCCTTGATCGTTCAATCAACCGGTGACTACCTACAGAGCCTCTTTAACCTGTCTTTTTACACCCACGCCAACGCCCCGGGGGCCGACTGGCAAGCCGAGTGGACACTGTTCTATTGGGGGTGGTGGATAGCTTGGGCGCCGTTTGTCGGCATATTCATTGCGCGCATCTCCCGCGGGCGCAAGTTGCGTGATTTCGTCATGGGCGTGCTGATGGTCCCCACCGGCATAACTATAGTCTGGATAGGTTTGTTCGGCGGCAACGCGATCTATATTGAACTGTTCGGCAGCGGCGGGATCGTCGAGGCAACCCAAAGGGATGTGACCACTGCCGTCTACCGCACTATAGAATTGATGGACGCCGGGCGGGTAGCAACCGGGGCCTCAATCCTCATCACCGTACTTATCGGTACCTACCTGATAACCTCCGCCAACGCCGGCATTCTGGTCACCCAGACCCTACTCTCCAACGGTTCCACAGATATATCACGGACCCACACGGTGATCTGGGGCACGGTCATTGCTCTAGTAACGGTTGTGCTGCTTACAGCCGGTGGGCTGGCAACCCTACAAGGGGCGGTAATAGCCGCTGCCCTGCCCTTCTCATTCATCATCCTCGGCATGATCGTAGGGCTAATCCGCGCCCTGGAAGATGAACGCTTCGCCGCCGAACCGGGTGAGCGTGCAACACCACCAATGGAACCCTGGGCGCAGGCCGAGACCGAGTGGACGGTTGAAGGCTCGGCAAGCGAAGAGACTGAAACGGCAACAGATCAAGAGACGGATCAGTATCAGGAGCAGTAG
- the ispB gene encoding octaprenyl diphosphate synthase, protein MNLDAIRELAADDMAAVNNLVEERLASDVVLINQLGHYIVHSGGKRLRPLVTLLAARASGYSGRKHTQLAAVVEFIHTATLLHDDVVDGSQMRRGKQTAHTIWGNEASVLVGDFLYTRAFEMMVELNSMPVLQVMAKATNTIARGEVMQLMNVHEPDISEEDYRQVIYRKTATLFEAGCQCGGILAGLDERSCAALGDFGRHLGTAYQLVDDALDYSGDAVEIGKNIGDDLAEGKTTMPLLHAMRVGEERDRELIRRAIESGGLERMEEVGRAIEKTGSAEYTRQLAEAEVAEAVAGLQASLPESQWRQALVELARGSVSRTT, encoded by the coding sequence ATGAATCTTGATGCTATTCGAGAGCTCGCCGCTGATGACATGGCGGCTGTTAACAATCTAGTCGAGGAGCGCCTCGCCTCTGATGTCGTGCTCATCAATCAACTTGGCCACTACATAGTCCACAGTGGAGGAAAGCGGCTGCGCCCTTTGGTTACCCTGCTTGCTGCTCGTGCTAGCGGTTATAGTGGCCGGAAGCATACCCAACTGGCGGCTGTGGTGGAGTTTATTCATACGGCAACGCTGCTCCACGATGATGTCGTCGATGGTTCACAGATGCGCCGTGGCAAGCAGACCGCTCATACCATTTGGGGCAATGAGGCTAGCGTGCTGGTGGGTGATTTCCTCTACACCCGCGCCTTCGAGATGATGGTAGAACTGAATTCGATGCCGGTTCTGCAAGTTATGGCTAAGGCAACCAATACCATTGCTCGGGGCGAGGTGATGCAGTTGATGAATGTCCACGAGCCAGATATAAGCGAGGAGGATTATCGGCAGGTCATCTACCGTAAGACGGCTACCCTTTTCGAGGCCGGTTGCCAATGTGGTGGGATACTTGCCGGGCTGGACGAAAGAAGTTGTGCAGCCTTGGGGGATTTTGGCCGCCACCTCGGGACTGCATATCAACTCGTTGATGATGCCCTTGATTATAGTGGCGATGCGGTTGAGATTGGCAAGAACATCGGTGATGATTTGGCTGAGGGCAAGACCACTATGCCGCTGCTCCATGCCATGCGAGTTGGTGAGGAGCGGGATCGCGAATTGATTCGTCGGGCTATCGAGTCAGGCGGTCTCGAGCGGATGGAAGAGGTCGGTCGGGCTATTGAAAAAACCGGGTCAGCAGAATACACTAGGCAACTTGCTGAGGCAGAGGTCGCTGAGGCGGTGGCCGGCCTTCAGGCTAGTCTACCTGAGAGTCAGTGGCGGCAGGCGCTGGTCGAGTTGGCGCGGGGTTCGGTTTCGCGGACTACTTAG
- a CDS encoding DUF167 domain-containing protein translates to MTKAATSCRFPFLLTLSYLDTNHKPNNQMPDQQQKKWWQWRNQTLVLRLKLQPRSSQEKLGDPWNGLLKVYINAPPVGGAANDRLVRLIAKHCGVPKSNIRITNGVKSKEKTVEVEAPRKLPPPLDVCAA, encoded by the coding sequence TTGACCAAGGCGGCAACCTCCTGCCGCTTTCCGTTTCTGTTAACTTTAAGCTATCTCGACACAAACCACAAACCAAACAATCAGATGCCCGATCAACAGCAGAAAAAATGGTGGCAATGGCGCAACCAAACGCTAGTGTTGCGGTTAAAGCTACAACCTAGATCTTCCCAAGAGAAGTTAGGAGACCCTTGGAACGGACTTCTTAAAGTCTATATCAACGCGCCACCGGTAGGCGGTGCGGCCAACGACCGCTTAGTGCGCCTCATAGCAAAGCACTGCGGCGTACCCAAATCGAACATAAGAATTACTAACGGCGTCAAGAGCAAGGAGAAGACGGTCGAGGTTGAGGCCCCGCGCAAACTACCGCCGCCCCTAGATGTATGTGCAGCCTAA
- a CDS encoding flagellar basal body-associated FliL family protein, with translation MVNKLLISYLFIVALVSAALAGTMGVLVAGVYVPPAWQHIGYDAIAGSPRFITIERDVEVGADHGWEEASISLSFELITRHDPTIYAVRRNMDKLHSEIAEGLAQRSPEEFVGSEGRRRLVADILRLTNDALMAEGEPARVEAVQFLSLQLEVDSAVVAEK, from the coding sequence TTGGTCAACAAACTGCTCATATCCTATCTATTTATAGTCGCGCTGGTAAGTGCAGCGCTTGCCGGCACGATGGGTGTGCTGGTGGCTGGAGTCTATGTGCCGCCGGCATGGCAGCACATTGGCTATGATGCCATCGCCGGTTCGCCGCGCTTCATTACTATAGAGCGGGATGTAGAGGTAGGCGCTGATCACGGCTGGGAAGAGGCTAGTATAAGCCTGAGTTTTGAGCTGATTACACGGCACGATCCGACCATATACGCGGTTAGGCGCAATATGGATAAGCTGCACTCTGAGATCGCCGAGGGCCTGGCCCAGCGCAGCCCGGAAGAGTTTGTCGGCAGCGAAGGGAGGCGTCGCCTGGTGGCAGACATACTTCGCTTAACCAATGATGCCCTTATGGCCGAGGGTGAGCCGGCCCGTGTCGAGGCTGTGCAGTTTCTATCTCTGCAACTGGAAGTAGACTCGGCGGTTGTAGCCGAGAAATAG
- a CDS encoding response regulator, producing the protein MLNKITAAELTALLIEPSDVQRRILTQSLQDAGLSRLESTNSLAHARELVEQRQPDLIISAMYLPDGTAEDFLLELRNNPDTHDQAFMLVSSVRDRQRLETLRQSGVNAILPKPFSAEDLDRAVRSSIDILSEEELELEYFDITALRILLVDDSRLARNYIRRVLESIGAEYFIEATNGNEAVKVLHETPIDLVVTDYNMPEMDGRELTNYIRENAAFVHLPILMISSTDDQASLSAVTQAGVDAICDKPFSPETARQTLCRLLGE; encoded by the coding sequence ATGCTCAACAAGATCACCGCCGCCGAACTAACCGCCCTCTTGATTGAACCATCTGACGTGCAGCGGCGCATACTGACCCAGAGTTTACAAGATGCGGGGCTTTCACGCCTCGAATCGACGAACTCCCTTGCCCATGCACGAGAGTTAGTTGAGCAGAGGCAGCCTGATCTGATTATCAGCGCGATGTACCTGCCGGACGGCACCGCCGAGGACTTTCTGCTTGAGCTGCGCAACAATCCGGACACGCATGATCAAGCCTTTATGCTCGTCTCAAGTGTTCGTGACCGCCAACGCCTGGAGACCCTCCGCCAATCTGGTGTCAATGCCATCCTTCCCAAGCCCTTCTCAGCAGAAGATCTTGATCGGGCTGTCCGCAGCAGCATTGACATATTAAGCGAGGAAGAGCTCGAGTTGGAGTACTTCGACATCACTGCGCTGCGTATCCTGCTTGTCGATGACAGCCGCCTAGCCCGAAATTATATCCGCCGTGTACTGGAGTCTATCGGTGCTGAATATTTCATTGAAGCAACCAATGGTAATGAGGCGGTAAAGGTGCTCCATGAAACCCCAATAGACCTAGTTGTCACCGACTACAACATGCCGGAAATGGATGGCCGCGAACTAACCAACTATATCCGCGAAAACGCTGCCTTTGTCCATCTGCCAATACTAATGATTAGCTCAACCGATGACCAGGCGAGCCTCAGCGCGGTTACCCAGGCCGGGGTTGACGCCATATGCGATAAGCCATTCTCGCCCGAGACAGCGCGTCAGACACTATGCAGGCTGCTCGGCGAATGA
- a CDS encoding alpha/beta hydrolase produces MRWVRPLSIVGILLGTLFFAFSLTPSLLPRPFAVQGVISGLSVTAGYALGAIAQWLWYYLELPAPRVRVARIMWIISAVVCALVVVFFMWRASEWQGSIRALMGMEESVAVQPLGVAVVAFLVFALLLTLARLFRGTFRFLSEKLQVIVPRRISNVFGVLAALGLFWAVIDGVIFTLALRAADSSYQQIDALIEDDHERPTDPEKAGSPQSLVDWQDLGRQGRSFISSGPTAAQISAFHGSEKPEPIRVYIGLNAAETPEQRARLALEELKRVNAFERSILLLVTPTGTGWVDPAAADPVEYLHRGDIATVTAQYSYLPSPLSLWVEEDYGVETARALFEEIYGYWTELDADSRPDLFLHGLSLGALNSDRSFDFYDIIHDPFQGALWSGPPFRSETWQRITERRTPDSPAWLPVFRDGHVVRFMNQEQGFDKPDEPWGPFRIGYLQYASDPVTFFEPESFYREPAWMSGPRGPDVAPVLRWYPIVTMLQLAADMAAGSAPIGYGHNYAAEHYIDAWLKLTEPQDWSEEDIDRLKDKFRSQQGKD; encoded by the coding sequence ATGCGGTGGGTAAGGCCACTTTCTATTGTTGGGATATTACTCGGCACGCTGTTCTTTGCGTTTTCCTTAACGCCAAGTCTGCTGCCGCGACCGTTTGCCGTCCAAGGGGTGATCTCCGGGTTGTCGGTAACGGCAGGTTATGCGTTGGGAGCGATAGCGCAGTGGCTGTGGTACTACTTAGAGTTACCTGCCCCTAGAGTGCGTGTTGCCCGCATTATGTGGATTATCTCGGCGGTCGTTTGCGCCTTGGTGGTGGTCTTCTTTATGTGGCGTGCCTCCGAGTGGCAGGGATCAATCCGCGCCTTGATGGGCATGGAAGAGTCTGTCGCTGTGCAGCCCTTGGGCGTAGCCGTTGTTGCCTTTCTCGTTTTTGCCCTGTTGTTGACCCTGGCGCGGCTGTTTCGGGGTACCTTCAGATTCCTCTCCGAGAAGCTGCAGGTTATTGTGCCGCGGCGGATATCAAATGTTTTTGGTGTTTTAGCCGCACTAGGGCTGTTCTGGGCGGTTATAGATGGGGTGATCTTTACCCTGGCCCTGCGGGCCGCGGATAGCTCCTATCAGCAGATTGATGCGCTTATCGAGGATGATCATGAGCGACCGACTGATCCGGAAAAGGCGGGCAGTCCTCAATCATTGGTAGATTGGCAGGATTTGGGTAGGCAGGGTAGGAGTTTTATCTCCTCGGGGCCAACGGCTGCCCAGATAAGTGCATTTCATGGTTCGGAGAAGCCTGAGCCGATCCGGGTCTATATCGGCCTTAACGCAGCAGAGACCCCTGAGCAGCGCGCCCGTCTCGCGCTAGAGGAGTTGAAGAGGGTAAATGCCTTTGAACGCTCGATTCTGCTGCTGGTTACTCCAACCGGTACGGGGTGGGTCGATCCAGCTGCTGCCGATCCGGTCGAGTATCTGCACCGAGGTGATATCGCTACTGTAACCGCCCAATACTCTTATCTGCCCAGTCCGCTATCGCTATGGGTAGAGGAGGATTATGGAGTTGAGACGGCGCGGGCCCTGTTTGAGGAAATATACGGATATTGGACTGAGCTTGATGCCGATAGCCGCCCCGATCTCTTTCTCCATGGGCTGAGTCTTGGGGCGCTTAACTCAGACCGGTCATTCGATTTTTATGACATCATCCACGATCCATTCCAGGGAGCACTCTGGAGTGGTCCGCCATTTCGTAGTGAGACATGGCAGAGGATAACCGAGCGGCGGACGCCTGATTCTCCGGCCTGGTTGCCGGTGTTTAGGGATGGCCACGTAGTCCGCTTTATGAACCAAGAGCAGGGCTTTGATAAGCCTGATGAACCATGGGGGCCTTTCCGGATAGGTTATCTGCAGTATGCCAGTGATCCGGTCACCTTTTTTGAGCCGGAGTCATTTTACCGTGAACCGGCATGGATGAGCGGCCCGCGCGGCCCGGATGTAGCCCCGGTGCTGCGCTGGTACCCGATAGTCACGATGCTACAGCTTGCCGCTGATATGGCCGCCGGCAGCGCGCCCATTGGTTATGGCCACAATTATGCCGCTGAGCACTATATTGATGCGTGGCTTAAGCTCACCGAGCCGCAGGATTGGAGTGAGGAGGACATCGATCGCCTAAAGGATAAATTCCGCTCACAGCAGGGCAAGGACTGA
- a CDS encoding GspH/FimT family pseudopilin, with product MGLVDRGFTLPELMMVIAIIGLLIALAAPQWSATRSELSAWMWQRELSGGLERARAHSISYAAPVSLCGGTPTHGCSAEQWSSGWIAFEDPQAERSCSGVDSSGNCEGHGGKVLEIGRGVTDNLEVSGNHNVRHGVHYSPDNWGVAPGTFKVCRGEQHLGSIIISRSGRVRRAAGNDEGC from the coding sequence TTGGGGCTGGTAGATAGGGGGTTTACCCTGCCTGAACTAATGATGGTTATTGCCATCATCGGGTTGCTGATAGCACTTGCTGCGCCGCAATGGAGTGCCACCCGCAGTGAACTCAGCGCCTGGATGTGGCAACGCGAGCTAAGTGGCGGTCTAGAGCGCGCCCGAGCTCACTCGATCAGCTATGCTGCACCAGTCTCCCTATGCGGCGGCACACCTACACACGGCTGCAGCGCTGAACAATGGAGCAGCGGTTGGATTGCATTCGAGGATCCACAAGCAGAACGCAGCTGCAGTGGCGTTGACAGCAGCGGAAACTGCGAAGGCCACGGCGGCAAAGTGCTCGAGATAGGCAGAGGCGTCACTGACAACTTAGAAGTGTCCGGCAACCACAATGTCCGCCACGGGGTACACTACTCGCCGGATAATTGGGGCGTCGCCCCCGGTACTTTCAAGGTCTGCCGAGGCGAACAACACTTAGGCAGCATCATAATCTCGCGCTCTGGACGGGTACGCCGTGCCGCAGGCAATGACGAAGGCTGTTAA
- a CDS encoding type IV pilin protein, translating into MITQNKTNRGFTLVEVLIVVGIVAILAAIAYPFYAQYQMRSERSDATGALLATWNELERCFVSELDFTACNDVVPEQSPKGKYSISADLEEAAFKLYAQPTEGGSQEADDECQEFTLDHHGQRSSSPGEIKSCWGW; encoded by the coding sequence TTGATAACGCAAAACAAGACTAATCGCGGGTTCACGCTAGTAGAAGTGCTTATTGTTGTTGGCATCGTAGCGATACTAGCTGCTATAGCCTACCCCTTTTACGCTCAATACCAGATGCGCTCCGAACGCAGCGATGCCACTGGAGCCCTACTGGCTACTTGGAATGAGCTTGAGCGCTGCTTCGTTAGTGAACTAGATTTCACTGCGTGTAACGACGTCGTTCCCGAGCAATCCCCCAAAGGAAAATACTCAATAAGCGCTGACCTTGAAGAGGCGGCATTCAAGCTATACGCACAACCCACGGAAGGCGGATCGCAGGAGGCGGACGACGAGTGCCAGGAATTTACACTAGACCATCATGGTCAGCGCAGCAGTTCACCGGGGGAAATAAAAAGCTGTTGGGGCTGGTAG
- a CDS encoding PilW family protein → MRRSPQGSSDNYKSGTRSPAVIRQRGTSIAELLVALAIGSVVSLAAVQLHSNSIRAAVTIDQFELLADKARILQRILHSEIAGAGMAPCGATTPVHDWTGGEQERAACSLPANGGLEMNNGTLSVSRFEPSPEYADLSYQQIISGELGVALQLSGSPSTLPEINEYLLIGDCTLLHRVRSNGGSGSFLSISGQDLDPTQLPESGWIWRVSAISGIPGTTSEVIDPRLHQTAIGRRVSPGGADGVAVLTIDDDPALRGLTELYFSFSSCENPSQFMHANDINDWQSVCAVRASTILSASGPSTADQLDWPLTITIPVQGRL, encoded by the coding sequence GTGAGAAGATCACCTCAAGGCAGTAGCGATAATTATAAGAGCGGCACAAGATCGCCGGCAGTGATCCGCCAAAGAGGTACCAGCATAGCCGAATTACTCGTAGCACTGGCCATTGGGTCGGTAGTAAGCTTAGCCGCCGTCCAACTGCACAGCAATTCAATCCGTGCTGCGGTAACTATTGATCAGTTTGAACTGCTCGCCGATAAAGCTCGCATCCTCCAGCGCATCCTCCACAGCGAGATTGCCGGCGCCGGTATGGCACCCTGCGGAGCCACTACTCCTGTCCACGACTGGACAGGAGGCGAGCAAGAGCGCGCGGCTTGCAGCCTACCCGCCAACGGCGGTCTGGAGATGAACAACGGCACCCTCTCAGTAAGCCGCTTTGAACCCAGCCCTGAGTACGCCGACCTTAGCTATCAGCAGATCATAAGCGGCGAGCTAGGCGTCGCATTACAACTTAGCGGCTCGCCATCAACCCTGCCCGAGATTAATGAATACTTGCTGATAGGCGATTGCACACTGCTACATAGGGTGCGCTCAAATGGTGGTAGCGGCTCATTTCTGTCGATTTCCGGCCAAGATCTCGACCCGACGCAATTGCCGGAATCTGGCTGGATATGGCGAGTAAGCGCGATCAGCGGTATACCGGGAACAACCTCTGAGGTGATTGATCCCCGTTTACACCAAACCGCGATCGGTCGCAGAGTTTCCCCTGGCGGTGCTGATGGGGTAGCAGTACTTACCATTGACGACGATCCCGCTCTGCGCGGTTTAACCGAACTCTACTTCAGTTTCTCCAGCTGCGAGAACCCCAGTCAATTTATGCATGCCAATGATATCAATGATTGGCAATCGGTTTGCGCAGTGCGCGCCTCGACAATCTTGTCAGCGAGCGGCCCATCAACCGCAGATCAACTCGACTGGCCCCTGACTATAACAATCCCAGTGCAAGGAAGACTGTGA
- a CDS encoding type IV pilus modification PilV family protein, with protein MSTARSRSIAPLSRGFSLVESLVALGLLASVAVAISQQLNASITQAHQSALHHRAVLAAEEITSLAMLLNAQGDSAAVNTSGWQGGDCTQHETLSSQPTISTSAWLNELSCSLPGSKANVTSSTQQLTVRVRWRRDANAEHREIALGQAL; from the coding sequence ATGTCTACTGCAAGATCAAGATCTATAGCCCCGCTCTCGCGTGGCTTCTCCCTGGTGGAGTCACTCGTTGCACTGGGGCTGCTCGCCTCCGTTGCTGTCGCCATCAGCCAACAGCTCAACGCCTCCATAACCCAAGCCCATCAATCCGCCCTGCACCACCGTGCGGTTTTAGCGGCAGAAGAGATCACTTCACTGGCTATGCTCCTGAATGCTCAAGGCGACTCGGCAGCCGTCAATACCAGTGGCTGGCAAGGCGGCGATTGCACCCAACATGAAACACTATCCTCCCAGCCAACTATAAGCACATCGGCTTGGCTTAACGAATTAAGCTGCTCTCTACCCGGCTCAAAGGCAAACGTGACCAGCTCCACACAGCAGCTAACCGTAAGGGTTCGCTGGCGTCGTGATGCTAATGCAGAGCACCGTGAAATCGCCCTGGGGCAAGCTCTGTGA
- a CDS encoding PA2778 family cysteine peptidase, whose protein sequence is MAPWRWLLQRATLSVAVLVLAGCAGKPLEYPGLADREDLEIPQAVELTGTPFFPDDSYYCGPAALATLLVASGVETTDTEIVERVYLPESQGSLQKELLGAARRADRIPYQIEPHLKDLLSEVQHGNPVLVLQNLALERLPVWHYAVVVGYDLDEQEITLRSEEQKRQTLSMRRFERTWQRADRWAIVIPEPGQIPASATADNWVAAVAELERQQRWEAAKAGYRAAQERWPQHSTAWFGLGNVYYANSDYRSAAKAYQQAIEHDEDFAAAWHNLAWALLRQGKVEGALEAAQRSEHLAPEHPRYGSVSETIRNAAEEADVL, encoded by the coding sequence ATGGCACCGTGGCGTTGGCTACTACAGCGAGCAACGCTTTCTGTAGCAGTGCTTGTCTTGGCTGGGTGCGCTGGCAAGCCCTTAGAGTATCCGGGCCTTGCCGACAGGGAAGATCTGGAGATCCCACAAGCCGTTGAACTCACCGGGACTCCGTTCTTCCCCGACGACTCTTACTACTGCGGACCCGCAGCGCTGGCTACACTGCTCGTTGCTAGCGGGGTGGAAACTACCGACACCGAGATCGTAGAGCGGGTCTATTTGCCAGAAAGTCAGGGCTCTTTGCAGAAAGAGCTACTCGGCGCTGCCCGCCGGGCCGATCGCATACCGTATCAAATTGAGCCGCACCTTAAGGATCTCTTGTCCGAAGTCCAGCACGGCAACCCGGTTTTGGTGTTACAAAACCTTGCTTTAGAGCGTCTACCCGTATGGCACTACGCGGTTGTTGTCGGCTATGACCTTGATGAGCAAGAGATCACACTGCGCTCAGAAGAGCAAAAGCGCCAAACTCTCTCGATGCGCAGATTTGAGCGCACTTGGCAGCGTGCCGACCGATGGGCCATTGTCATCCCCGAACCGGGGCAGATCCCGGCGAGCGCCACTGCTGATAACTGGGTAGCTGCGGTCGCTGAGTTGGAGAGGCAGCAACGCTGGGAGGCAGCTAAAGCGGGCTATCGGGCAGCGCAAGAGCGTTGGCCCCAGCACTCAACAGCCTGGTTTGGCTTAGGCAACGTCTACTACGCTAATAGCGATTACCGCTCTGCAGCAAAGGCCTATCAACAGGCCATTGAGCATGATGAAGATTTCGCCGCTGCTTGGCACAACCTAGCCTGGGCATTGCTGCGTCAAGGCAAGGTGGAAGGAGCTCTTGAGGCGGCACAGCGCAGCGAGCACCTAGCTCCCGAGCATCCACGCTACGGCTCTGTCAGCGAGACCATCCGCAACGCTGCAGAAGAGGCAGATGTGCTGTGA